The proteins below come from a single Malus sylvestris chromosome 3, drMalSylv7.2, whole genome shotgun sequence genomic window:
- the LOC126614344 gene encoding probable aminotransferase TAT2, with product MGEMARASVVGVKVPLSPSICRNPSSISLRFSDLKHRKSHFPKLKQNTPPKPIKSAIENGTSNHQAAPVLDTTSTTITIKGILSLLLQNVNENDGRRLISLGMGDPTAFSCFHTTHVSQEAVVEALQSDKFNGYAPTVGLPQTRRAISEYLSRDLPYKLTSDDVFVTSGCTQAIDIALAMLSRPGANILLPKPCFPIYELCSAFRHLEVRHFDLLQENAWEVDLDAVEAIADHNTVAMVIINPGNPCGNVYSYQHLEKIAEIANKLRIPVIADEVYGHLAFGDKPFVPMGVFGSTVPVLTLGSLSKRWIVPGWRLGWFVTTDPCGMFGTPKVIERFKKYFDILGGPATFIQAAVPRILEETEEIFFKKTLYFLKQSSDICWDRINEIPCLTCPSKPEGSMAVMVKLDLSLLEDINDDIEFCFKLVKEESVIFLPGKAVGLNNWIRITFAADPSSVEEALRRTKSFCQRHARKLSLYNINAINKKC from the exons ATGGGGGAAATGGCAAGAGCGTCTGTGGTTGGCGTCAAAG TTCCTCTGAGCCCCTCCATTTGTCGGAACCCCTCCTCCATTTCCTTACGTTTCTCAGACCTCAAACACCGAAAATCCCACTTCCCCAAACTGAAACAAAACACCCCCCCAAAACCCATCAAATCCGCCATCGAAAACGGCACCTCGAACCACCAAGCTGCACCAGTATTGGACACTACTTCTACAACAATCACCATTAAAGGCATCCTCAGCTTGCTGCTGCAGAATGTCAATGAAAACGATGGCAGACGGCTGATTTCTTTGGGCATGGGGGACCCGACTGCCTTCTCCTGCTTCCACACGACACATGTATCGCAGGAAGCCGTCGTCGAAGCCCTCCAATCCGACAAGTTCAATGGCTATGCTCCCACTGTTGGTCTTCCTCAAACCAGAAG AGCAATTTCTGAATATCTGTCCCGTGACCTTCCATACAAGTTAACATCTGATGATGTTTTCGTCACGTCTGGTTGCACGCAAGCTATTGATATCGCGTTGGCTATGCTTTCTCGCCCTGGTGCCAATATCTTGCTTCCAAAGCCATGCTTCCCTATCTATGAACTTTGCTCTGCTTTTAGACATCTTGAAGTTAGACATTTTGATCTCCTGCAAGAGAATGCCTGGGAGGTTGACCTTGATGCTGTTGAAGCTATTGCAGATCACAACACGGTTGCAATGGTAATTATAAACCCTGGGAATCCTTGTGGGAATGTGTACAGTTACCAACATCTGGAGAAG ATCGCAGAAATTGCAAACAAGCTTCGAATTCCTGTAATTGCTGATGAAGTTTATGGGCATCTCGCCTTTGGGGATAAACCATTTGTGCCAATGGGTGTTTTTGGATCAACTGTTCCGGTTCTTACTCTCGGGTCCCTGTCAAAGAGATGGATAGTTCCTGGATGGCGACTTGGTTGGTTTGTGACGACTGATCCATGTGGCATGTTTGGAACACCcaag GTTATTGAGCGCTTTAAGAAATATTTTGACATTTTGGGAGGGCCTGCAACTTTCATTCAG GCAGCAGTTCCTCGCATCCTTGAAGAAACCGAAGAGATCTTCTTCAAGAAAACTCTGTATTTCCTGAAGCAGTCCTCAGACATTTGCTGGGATAGGATAAATGAGATCCCTTGTCTTACCTGTCCAAGCAAACCAGAAGGATCCATGGCCGTAATG GTGAAACTAGACCTTTCACTACTGGAAGATATTAATGATGATATCGAGTTTTGTTTCAAGCTCGTGAAAGAGGAAAGCGTGATCTTTCTTCCAG GAAAAGCAGTAGGGCTGAACAACTGGATACGCATTACATTTGCTGCTGATCCATCTTCCGTTGAAGAAGCTTTGAGGAGGACAAAGTCTTTCTGTCAAAGGCATGCCAGAAAATTATCGTTATATAACATAAATGCCATCAACAAGAAATGCTGA